Genomic window (Vitis riparia cultivar Riparia Gloire de Montpellier isolate 1030 chromosome 4, EGFV_Vit.rip_1.0, whole genome shotgun sequence):
TACTGATGAATGAGTAGTTCTGGTATCTGCTTTATTTtgggaagaaaaatggaaaaagattaGGTATAGTTACAATGTTGGTGTGCAATCAGTGAAGTTGATtgggtgaaaaaaaattatgtagcatgactaattttaaaagaagattacctatcaaaaatgaaaaaaaaaaaaaattgactaattttaaaagaagatgttGGTTGAAGGAAGTAGCCATATTAAATTAGTTAACATTGAAGGTCCCAAGGCAACCTTTTACAGTCGTGCCCAAATGGATATATATCAGAAGCTTCGAATCTTTCTACCTAACATCTTTGAAAAAGGCCAGGGGTCGGTGAGACATAAAAGtgaaatccatttttatttgtGGAGGGGCCATTTGCTTTTTGGGCTTTAGCTCCTCCGCAGCTACCGCCCTTTGGTACTAGCTTTATCTCAGCTGATTGGCTACACTGTCCTCGAACTACCACCCACATTGGCCTTTGAATCGTGGTCCTATGGGGCCTCATTTTTTGCTTTCTAGGCAAGAGAGAATTATTTGTCCTTTTTCCTCCTGTTTTTCCCTTGTCCAAGCTCTACTCCTTTTTCTCTGTGTTCTTTTCCAAAGTATTTTAGCATCTCTTGCCAAGATTGAGTGATAGGGttctttgttttcccttttgtcAGTTATCAAGTGGAAGATGAACTAATATAGTCCCGTGCATGATCCATGAATTAGCATCAGGTTAAGTTCCTATTCCAAATTAAAAGTTTGTTGGGAAACATTAAAAACTGAAGTCCATGCcctttttcatatatttgttcCAAATTTTCAGGAAGGAAGCCTAGATGTTCTTTATTCTCATCTTCTTTGGGCATCCTCTCAGAGTGTGATTCAATAACCATTTACCGGGCTGGTGATGTGTTTTCATGCATTTCACCGTATCGTGTATCTTATATGACCATAAATTCAACATTTTAACAACAACATTCAATAGTGTTTGTTATGTAATTGTTATTATCATGACTAGAATGTACTACTGCAGGTGTTACCAAATTAACATAATGAATGTTAGGTATGATAATGTTGGTTATATGATTTGACGAGGGTGTCCAAAATGTTCCCTGATGTCACAATTCACCACAATTTGATCCGTAATCCCATGCACAATGTTGATTCTAGCTTCAATTCATGTCCATGAAATTTATCTTACCTACATATTTATGATATGACTCAAAGTCgttatatttcttttctatagTTTGAATGGAAGACGACAAATTATCATCATTGGTGCAGTGGTTAGCACTCTTAGTCACTGTCAGGGTGGTAGCACACATTGTATTAGCTTACCTGGTGCCTCTTTGTTAAATCATCCTTATTATCATAACCGAAATGGGTAAAGCATGGGCTTTCCATCGCAATCACACATGAAGTGTTAGAGACATGAGCACATCATCATCAATTAACATATTCAATCCTCCTGTGTTATGACAGTCAGGTTGTGAAGAAGGAAAATTCAGTCAGATATAGTTAGTTGTTCCTGCTTGCATATGTTGGTTGCAGTATGCTAGGAGAAATGGCCCCTTAGGTGTCATGTAGAGTGATCTAGGAACTAATTAAGGAAATATCATGGTGACACAATATTTGATTTGTTGTTGAgaaattgtcatttttttttattcatttcaataTTGTGCAGCATCAATCTAAACTTTGAAGGCATCCCATATGGTAGAtagcttcatttttttcccctcttaatatgtatgatatgataAAACCCATCAGAGATATTGTCAGGTGAGTCCGTGAACCTTGATTGGGGCTCTGAAACAATGGTTATTGAACGAAAAACATGGAACCAACATATTTTAATCAAGCATTTAGGGCAATTAATGACAGAGGGTTAGCTTTGATTGGTTTAACAATAAGGTGAGCTCTCATTATCCTCTTAAGACATGTATTATAACTTAACATGGCATGGCTAATCTGAGTGGTTGCACAGGTAAAATATAATGAAAGCCCATTGTCCATGGTGAAGAAAACCAGTATAAAAACAGAGTGAATCCCAAACCAGCAAAATTATGTTGGAGAATCCCTTTTTGTTGATTTGTGTGTTGGGTTGCCACAATTATTGTTTGGTTGGTAGAAGTGTGGGAGATGGTGGCAATAAATGTTGATGGTTATTGATAGCgtcctccccctccccctcccctaTACACCGACTAGATAGGACACCTAACTCCTTGGCCTTCCTCTTCCTTGCTTCTCCTCCTCTCACAACCTTATCAACTACTTCAATTAAATGAGATACCCAAAATTTCCAACCAAAATCCAGTAAGgatgaatttttttgaaaatgaaatgaacatTCTCATCCATTTACATTTAAGGACACACACTCCCGTATGTTTCCAACCCGCAATAACTTGTTTAATGatactttataaaattaagaatatttatataatattttttattaataaaataattaaaaaatcaggTATTCATTTTCTCCTGAGGTTCCGTATTCTTATACCAAGGAAAAAATTGTCATTACTTTTATGACATTTATATATGCTATTCTTCGGTTGGCCAAACATTGGGGGAAGGGATGAAAAATTGTCAGTCAATGAAGATACAACTAAATTGTATATTTTGTAGTAGGTACAAGAAAGTAAGTCAAATTTTTATATCCGAGCTTTGTTATTCCTCGTATTTAgatactatttattttatttaatgatttaaattttattacatacATCCAACAGATTGTAGTGGAGATGGGAGTTGGAAAAGTACCGATGTTAAAGGATATTTCTATGACCCAGAATATAAAAGCCAATGAAGCAATTAAGGCAATAGGATATTTTGATTCAATATATGAACAGACATTCCTCAATCTTTTGCAGAACAATTTCCATAGGTAATAAATTATCAACGCTTGCATCATGAACTCAATAATTACATATATCAAGGGGATAGAGAATTGAACAGTTGGAAGGGAATTCATCCCTGATAGCAGTCTACTTTTCTCCCCTCCTTTGTGTCTATTTTACAGTTACAAATTTCAATCTCTTTTCATCTCCAAATTTCTGTAATCCAAAACACCATTATTCATACCCAAGAAATCATCACTGCTGCCATTACCGCTCCCGCTGCTGCAACTGCACTCCTTGCTCTTCTCTAATCCCAGGCTGCAGTAGAAACAAAGCATCCTCCTTTCTCTGCTGTCCAGTACTGGCGGAGAGGGGTGATGATGGGGTGGGCTTATTCTGAGCTCAAGATTCAAGTCTGGACAGTTTTCTTCATCTGGGTTTCGGCTTTTGCATCCAAACCCACTACTCATCACCTCTTCCTTCTTCAGGACTCCACCAAAAGAGACGGTGGCTACGTCCACAGCTGGCTCATTGATGGGTCGATGCGTCAAGGGGTCAATCCCTCTGCTCAGTAGCTTCCTCCTTATATGGGTGTTCCAGTAGTTTTTGATCTCGTTGTCAGTTCTCCCTGGTAATCTTCCGGCTATAAGAGACCACCTTAACAGCAGAAGAACAAGGAAAAACCTCCATGAGCGGTAGCTGAGTGATGAAGAGTGAATCAAGAGTTATAGAAACGTACTTGTTACCAAGGAGGCTGTGTAGCTTGATAATGAGCTCATCCTCTTCATCAGTGAAGTTGCCGCGCTTAAGATCAGGGCGCAGATAATTAATCCAGCGGAGACGGCAGCTTTTGCCGCAACGGAGAAGTCCAGCAGCTTTGGGAAGGGAGCGCCAGCAGCCCTCGCCGTGAGCTTGGATGTGGGTGATAAGCCTGTCATCCTCTTCTTTAGTCCAGGCACCTTTGTTAGTGTGAGCTTTCTCACAACAGGGAGACCTACCCATCAATGGCAGCAAGCAGCAGCAGCAGTAGCAGTAGTATTAGTtgtgatggtgatgatgatccTAATAGGGAGGTGGGTTGGGGATACCGGGGGCTCCGGCTGCCATTGTTAGAGGATTGAATGGTGGGGGACCTTTTATAGGATTTTGACTGCGGATAATGGGTAACAATAATTGCTCCAAACGTGAGTTGGTAGAATTAAAGTTCTCGAGGGTGTCCCACCCACCCTCCTCCACCTTCACTGTGTGTGGATGTCATTTCATCATTCGGATCTTTTTCTACTGTTTATCGAGTTTGACGGATCTTGAGCCTTGACTCACCTCACTCAATATTTAACACCATGGTTAAGAATTTTGTTCATGCAACTCAGATACATACTTCTATCCCCTTTTTATCAGATTGTGATCAAGCTTGGAAGACAGGAGGATTGGGGAGGGACCTTGGGGAAATCGGCAGATGATGAGGAGGTTAGGGGATTGAGGGCGGTAGGGGAGATTCTTCTCCTGCCCAGGCCCAGACCCCAGACCCCAGACCACAGTGGTGATGCATGTCAGTCCAATAATTACTTGGTATTCTGACCATCATCATCAAGACCCTTGCAACACACTTCATCCACTCATCATCAACCACTTCAATCCATCAGCTGAGCCAAATCCTGATTCCTGAACAGCCCATTATGTGAATTATTTCTACATCTTTACTAGCAGCAATGGACCAAATTTCTGGTACAGTCGAAGTCATGACTGATATCCAGTGGCAACCAAAGTATCACCAACTCATATTGGCTCACATCATGGAGTCTATAgttaaatacttgaaatagcacaattttaaatttttaatatcatcATTGGTCAATGTgcatttactttttattattatttaaataatgtcaaatatgatgattttttttctttttttcttaaacttatattattaaaatttttaaaactagtaatagtaaatttatttaaaaaaaaaaaaaaaaaaaaactccaagcAAATCATTAAGGAACACAAGGTGCTACTTTAAGGACATAAAAGAAGACTATATGTGCTAACCAATATAAGACACATGGAAGTAAATCTATGtagataaaattatatatatatatatatatttcatatttagtaGATTGTATCTATGGTCAATTGAGCTATAATTTGTACATGTGTAAAGATTTATTGTGAATGGTTTACTTGAGATTTCTTATTATTCTTGGattaataaatttgatcttaaattattttgaatactAAAGAGAtaggataaattttaaattgaaaagtaaaaaaattggataGACAAAAGCTTGGGCTGTCTATTCATCTTGTTCATCCAAAATTTGGTTAAATGTAAGTTTCGATGATAACAAAATGAAGACTTGCATTTGACATTTAATTTTCAAGTATGATAAAAAAGAAGATCACATTAGATCAATAGAGAAAAAGTTACACAACTTAACATTATagaactaaaaagaaaatgaaaagaaggtTTTTCAAGATTATACATAAGttctcttcaatatttttttttattgaataatagaCAAGTAATGGATTAAAGTGATCGATGGCTAATAGACAAGGAGTGGTTGAAGTTTGACCTTACCCAGTCGAGGATCCGTCGATCAAAACTTCACTTGTTTGAGATTCATATCTTCCAATAACTATTGAAAAGTGTCCATCAACTAGATTTTTGTTGATCAGTTTAGCTGTAACTTGAGCTTTCAATTTGAAACTTCTATTTAAAActcttgaatttcatttattgatatgtTATCACTTGAAAATCATCATATTGTCTAACCTTTGATCTTTGGTATACTTTGAGTATAATCATTTTGAAACTTGCAAACCTTATTCATCGGACCTTAAGACTAGTTATCTTTCTATTATAATCAATTTGCAAAGCTAgttatcatatttttcttgtttcaaaattttgtataatCTATGAGAGAGCATTTTTAAGTGTTTGAAAAGCACTTGTAGAGTTGTTTTAAGTGCTCCAAGAACAATTGTGGAGTTGTAAAGATCCATTGATACCTAAAAACTTAATGTATGTTGAACGTCCTTAGTTTGAATGATTCTTGGTATAATGGAACACTTCTAGGTTTTGGTTTAAACCATGATTTGAAACATTGATAAATACAAATGTATCGATATTtggattttacaaaaatattgaaaaatatttaattttgtgattTCATGTGTAATTTGTATAATGGGATAAAAAGGTTtaattaaggataaaattttgagaaattatgtGTCTACTACCCATgtaaaatttgtttcattttttttatacatcatTTTACTATATGCAAAATTTGCATGGTGCAAGTCATGGGGGCACTACAAAAATGACATCTAAGTGGGGAGAGGGGTATGGAGTTTGCTCAAATTAcacaaatatcattattaattgTGCAACCTTAAACAAAAGGAatgataatttgataaatataatataaaaatatagataaaacaCAATCCCAACAAAAAGGTGTCTAAATGGGAAGAAGAGATAAAGTTGACTGCCATGGAATAAATGGTAAAAttgcaaatataatataaaaataaaaataaaatatcatcgTAATAAAATATGTCTAAGTTGGAAAAAGGGTTAGAGTTGGttgaaattacaataatatCAAGAATGGGTCAATGGCATGCTGTGGAatgataatttgataaatattcaaaagaaaGTTGgataaaaaaggttttaaaaagttacaaaaaaaCTTGCATAACAGTGCTTTGAGATAGTGTTGTGACAATTTggtaaatactaaaaaaaaaaaaaaaggtaaaaaaagtTTCGATAAAACTATATCATGGCTtttatagtatatatatatatatagataaatgtaaaagaaaaaatgtcattaaaaaattattataatgattttttaaaattttaacataaatgaaaattttatcataagataattaaaattattaatttaatgttttatttaacattttgcatatattaaaatttaaagtgctttatatataattaaagtgaaaCAAGCCCAGCGGTTCAGCGTGTTCTTTTTTCATATGGGATAAAAATTTTAGGACCATGATCCGACCGTCCACTTGGCGCCGAAATCTGCGAAAATCGCCtgaaaatatccaaaaatttcACGACAGGCGCCAATAACGGGTGAAATTTCCCTAAAATCCAGATGACGCCGAAATCTCCGAATATCACGTGAAAATCCCCAAGGGACCGGCCTGGCGCCGATAACGGGTGAAATTTCCGTAGAATTCAGATGGCGCCGAAATCTCCGAAAATCACGTGAAAATCTCTCGAAACTCGGACCGAATATCTTGCCCAACCGATATCCGAGAAATATCGGACGGCTTACCGCCGAAACGATTTTGAATTTTAGTTTTCTCCCGCCTCGTCCAAAATTTCCTATTCAAatcctttattattttatttatatttaatatctccttatcaaaatcaaaatcttattatattaaattcaccttatttgtaaaattatttagatTAGACTTTCATTTAAACCTTTTTATATTCCATttgtacaaataaaatatttttttataatattatatttatattacaaaatactcatttcaaattctattatttttgacaccttaaatttaaaataaatatgtatttgtaagtcactttttttttttaattttttcaagtgaaatattaaattatatttactaAGTGTTAATATGTTATGAGCGAACAATCCAATATGAAAATATCAGTCTTGATccatatatattaataattcgATTTTACAAACATAtcgggatatatatatatatatatatatatatatatatatatatatatatatatatatatatatatatatatatatatatatgaatattttgatacaaaatcttgattaagaaaattaatcaaaactcataatttcaaaaatatcatattaaaagaagtaataatatcatattaaagttgtttttatcacaaaattaaaaacacaataatatgaagaaatataataaaaaatttgagaaaaaaattgaaattgaacaaaattcatatacatatatatatataaagaagtaataatatacataatgaagttatttcattgaaaaattagtataaaattaatataatttgtgatatttaataataatatacataatttaagaatttaaaatatatttaatattaatattatgatctatttaatattcaaaatattaaataaatttatatatatatatatatatatatatatatatatatatatatatatatatatatatatacatatatgtatataaattattttgatggtttttataatttgaataatttttaaaggaaataattaaaattaatttatgcattaacattttattttagcaTTTTCATAAGTCTAGTTGAAATATTTTAGTGGTATGTATAGGTATATTTATTGAATAGTTAACTAGCCATGTTGAATATTTTCAGAATATATCAtgaaattttcatccttgcagAGACACGACTAGTGGCGGAGCTAAGGACTTTTGTTAGGAGCggcatggaaaaaaaatatatatattatagtcATTATTTATAAACTGTAAGGTGATTAAtggtattttatattattattaaaaaaactaaataattttaaatattaattataagtattaagaacaatttaaaaaaaggttttggattttatataaataaattatcaagaatatttaaaggaaattttcaaaagaattaaaaaataaaaagaaaaatcattagaaaatttcaataattttaataattttattttagagaatttaataatttctattataaattttaatatttttttcaagtggAAGATGTGTGCGCCTTTAGATCTTATTGTCTTATTATTTGATCTCAATTATTTATACCTTAGTCTCATTCTTTATACTTATATTTAAAAGCTTAgaatttttcatgtattttcaaaatttgagattAAGATTTTAAtgccttatttttaaaaaaaaataagtaaatataagatagttgaaaataaagtcttttattaaaaacttatattttatataaaaatgattaaattttgattaattcatattattttcttatttccagataaaaatataagtatttGGTAAGAAATTaacaagtattattttttatgatttactTAAaccaatcataaaaaataagtataatgaAAAGGATTGAATgcacatgaaaaaataaatatgaataatattaaagaagattttattttattttttaattttagttaaattttagtatattattagtaattaatgttcaatattacttttttggtaataatatttacttgctattattttattttaaaaaataaataaataaaatttatattttagagAGAGCAAAGTTtctattttggtttttgtttggctaaaaaaaaaatttattgttagggattttttttttttttttgaaggaaaattgaGGGAGGGCACATGCCCCGGCCTTAGCTGGATCTTGCTAGTGGACACAATGGCTAGTAGAACGATAAAATACAACGGTCGAATAATTCGAATCTCTGATATATTTCAATttctccctctttctctcttcttaatatatattgatgatgttcttatattttcaaattctattgaaCATCACTTCAAACACTTAGAAACTTTTCAAACTATTGTTAAGGAAAACGGTTTGGTTGTTTCCGCCCTTAAGATTAAGTTATTTCTAACTAGGATTAGATTTCTAGGATTTGAAATCTACCAAGGTACAATCAAACCAATTCAAAGGTCAATAGAGTTTTCTAGTAAATTTGCTGATGAAATTCAGAACAAAACTAACTTCAAAGGTTCTTAGGGAGTCTAAACTATGTGTCAAACTTTTATCCAAACCTTAGAACCACTATCAATAGGTATATTTATTGAGTAGTTAACTAGCCATGTtgaatattttcataatatatcataaaattttcgTCCTTGCAGCGACACAACTAATGGTGGAgctaagaaaaatattatattatagtcATTATTTATAATCTGTAAGATAATTAAtggtattttatattattattaaaaaaactaaataattttaaatattaattataagtattaagaacaatttaaaaaaaggttttggattttatataaataaattatcaagaatatttaaaggaaattttcaaaagaattgaaaaataaaaagaaaaatcattagaaaatttcaataattttattttagagaatttaataatttctattataaattttaatatttttttcaagtagaAGATGTGTGCGGCTTTAGATCTCATTGTCTTTGATCTCAGTTATTTATACCTTAGTctcattatttgtatttatatttaaaagtttaGATTTTTCTATGTATTTTCAAAAGTCGAGATTAAGAATTTCATGGATACTAAActaataccttaattttttttttttttaaataagtaaatataagatagttgaaaataaagtctttcattaaaaacttttatttgatataaaaatgattaaattttgattaactcgtattattttcttacttccaaataaaaatataagtatttgataagaaattaacaagtattattttttatgatttaattaaaccaatcataaaaaataagtgtaATAAAAAGGATTGAATGGATAGgaagaaataaatatgaataatattaaataagattttattttattttttaattttagtatattattagtaattaatgttcatttatattttagagAGAGCAAAGTTtctattttggtttttgttttgctaaaaaaaatttacgtcagggattttt
Coding sequences:
- the LOC117912276 gene encoding myb-related protein 308-like produces the protein MGRSPCCEKAHTNKGAWTKEEDDRLITHIQAHGEGCWRSLPKAAGLLRCGKSCRLRWINYLRPDLKRGNFTDEEDELIIKLHSLLGNKWSLIAGRLPGRTDNEIKNYWNTHIRRKLLSRGIDPLTHRPINEPAVDVATVSFGGVLKKEEVMSSGFGCKSRNPDEENCPDLNLELRISPPHHHPSPPVLDSRERRMLCFYCSLGLEKSKECSCSSGSGNGSSDDFLGMNNGVLDYRNLEMKRD